A portion of the Acidihalobacter yilgarnensis genome contains these proteins:
- a CDS encoding cytochrome b: MAEKEITTTGLLGWIDRRFPLSVGWQNHLSKYYAPKNFNFWYFFGSLALLILVIQILTGIFLTMHYKPDAKLAFASVEFIMRDVEWGWLIRYMHSTGASAFFIVIYLHMFRGLMYGSFKKPRELLWIFGMLIYVALMAEAFMGYLLPWGQMSYWGAQVIISLFGAIPYVGNELALWIRGDFVVSDPTLNRFFALHVIAMPLVLLGLVVVHVLALHEVGSNNPDGVEIKAHKDVRGVPLDGIPFHPYYTVKDIMGVVVFLGLYFAVVFFQPTFWGRFIEFDNFIPADSLKTPPHIAPVWYFTPFYMVLRSIPDKFLGVVAMGLSIFVLFVLPWLDRNPVKSIRYRSVLHKANIMVFVVVFVILGILGTRHPTPFLTEMGLRLSEVYFSFFLMLVFFSRMRPARTILAVYVVWMSAIMLYDLVRVSAETSHLVFTSLLIPGGYVSGLLLLALFFPWLATDKAVPERVR, from the coding sequence ATGGCTGAAAAAGAGATAACGACGACAGGCTTGCTCGGTTGGATCGACAGGCGTTTCCCACTCTCCGTGGGCTGGCAAAATCATCTCTCCAAGTACTACGCACCTAAAAATTTCAACTTCTGGTATTTCTTCGGTTCGCTCGCGCTACTGATTCTCGTCATACAGATATTGACCGGGATATTCCTAACCATGCACTACAAGCCCGATGCCAAGCTTGCCTTTGCGTCGGTCGAATTCATTATGCGTGATGTGGAGTGGGGCTGGTTGATCCGATACATGCATTCGACCGGCGCCTCCGCCTTTTTTATCGTGATTTACCTGCATATGTTTCGCGGGCTCATGTACGGCTCCTTCAAGAAGCCGCGAGAATTGCTGTGGATATTCGGCATGTTGATCTATGTCGCATTGATGGCGGAGGCCTTCATGGGTTATTTGCTCCCCTGGGGGCAGATGTCCTACTGGGGGGCGCAGGTCATCATCTCGCTCTTCGGTGCGATTCCTTATGTGGGCAACGAATTGGCGCTGTGGATTCGTGGTGATTTTGTCGTATCCGATCCCACACTGAACCGTTTTTTTGCCCTGCATGTCATCGCCATGCCATTGGTATTGCTAGGGCTTGTGGTCGTCCATGTATTGGCGCTGCATGAGGTAGGTTCGAACAATCCCGATGGCGTCGAAATCAAGGCGCATAAGGATGTCCGCGGCGTACCTCTCGATGGCATTCCTTTCCACCCGTATTACACCGTCAAGGACATCATGGGGGTGGTCGTTTTCCTGGGATTGTATTTCGCAGTGGTGTTTTTCCAGCCTACGTTTTGGGGGCGCTTCATCGAATTCGACAACTTTATTCCTGCCGATTCGCTCAAGACTCCCCCGCACATTGCTCCAGTTTGGTACTTCACACCCTTTTATATGGTGCTGCGCTCGATACCGGATAAATTTCTCGGCGTGGTCGCCATGGGTCTATCGATCTTCGTGCTATTCGTCCTACCTTGGTTGGATCGCAATCCGGTCAAGTCGATTCGCTACCGTAGTGTGTTGCACAAGGCCAACATCATGGTTTTCGTGGTGGTTTTCGTGATTTTGGGTATATTGGGTACAAGGCACCCGACACCTTTTTTGACCGAAATGGGATTGCGTCTGTCGGAAGTTTATTTCAGCTTCTTCCTGATGCTGGTGTTTTTCAGCCGCATGCGACCCGCGCGTACGATATTGGCGGTGTACGTCGTCTGGATGAGCGCGATCATGCTGTACGACTTGGTGCGCGTCTCGGCCGAAACCAGCCACCTGGTGTTCACCAGCCTGCTGATTCCTGGTGGGT
- the petA gene encoding ubiquinol-cytochrome c reductase iron-sulfur subunit, whose amino-acid sequence MGAEDINVPRRRFLVAATAALGAVGSVAAAVPFIASMSPSARARAAGAPVDVDISKIEPGQMLRVAWRGKPVWVVLRTPEMLADLPKNDPKLRDPKSLESIQPPYCKNESRAIKPEYLVVVGICTHLGCSPTYRPELAPPDLGPDWRGGWFCPCHGSRYDLAARVYKDVPAPLNMVIPPHHYEGKARIVIGVGPKGVV is encoded by the coding sequence ATGGGAGCAGAGGACATCAATGTCCCGCGCCGTCGATTTCTGGTGGCCGCTACAGCCGCGCTTGGCGCGGTGGGCTCGGTTGCCGCGGCGGTGCCGTTTATCGCGTCGATGAGTCCCAGTGCCCGCGCGAGGGCCGCGGGGGCACCGGTCGATGTCGACATCAGCAAGATAGAGCCGGGGCAGATGCTCAGGGTCGCTTGGCGAGGCAAACCGGTGTGGGTGGTGCTGCGCACCCCTGAGATGCTGGCCGATTTGCCCAAAAACGATCCCAAGTTGCGAGACCCCAAGTCTCTGGAATCGATTCAACCGCCTTACTGCAAGAACGAATCCCGCGCGATCAAGCCGGAATACCTAGTCGTTGTCGGCATTTGTACTCACCTTGGTTGCTCACCGACCTACAGGCCAGAGTTGGCACCGCCGGACCTCGGCCCGGACTGGCGCGGAGGCTGGTTCTGCCCCTGTCATGGCTCACGTTACGATTTAGCCGCGCGGGTCTACAAGGACGTGCCGGCGCCGCTGAATATGGTTATTCCGCCCCATCACTATGAGGGCAAGGCGAGGATCGTGATCGGTGTGGGTCCCAAGGGGGTGGTCTGA
- a CDS encoding Nif3-like dinuclear metal center hexameric protein produces MAQLSEICRYADELLGVTRFRDYAPNGLQVEGREEVRKLVSGVTASLALIEAALDFDADAILVHHGYFWRGEPAEITGSRRRRLKALLANDLSLMAYHLPLDAHPELGNNAQLAKRLGFTTLAPLTAEGVGSIGHPEMPLTLHDLVAHITRVLGREPLVIPAGPASIERIAWCTGAAQGYLEQAATQGAQAYLSGEISEQTVHAAREAGVHYLAAGHHATERYGVQALGEYLAARWGLDHQFVDIDNPV; encoded by the coding sequence ATGGCGCAGCTGAGCGAAATTTGCCGTTATGCGGATGAGCTGCTTGGTGTAACGCGTTTTCGCGATTATGCGCCCAATGGTCTACAGGTCGAGGGCCGCGAAGAGGTTCGCAAGCTGGTGAGTGGCGTAACCGCGTCATTGGCGCTGATCGAGGCCGCACTCGACTTCGATGCTGATGCGATACTCGTTCATCATGGTTATTTCTGGCGCGGTGAACCTGCCGAAATCACCGGTTCTCGACGTCGACGTCTCAAGGCTCTGCTGGCCAACGATCTCAGCCTGATGGCCTACCATCTGCCGTTGGATGCACATCCAGAGCTGGGTAACAACGCGCAACTGGCCAAACGCCTGGGCTTCACGACGCTGGCGCCGCTGACCGCCGAGGGTGTCGGTTCAATCGGGCATCCAGAAATGCCGTTGACGCTCCACGACCTGGTTGCGCATATCACGCGTGTGCTGGGGCGTGAACCGCTCGTCATCCCAGCAGGGCCGGCGAGTATCGAACGTATCGCTTGGTGCACGGGTGCCGCTCAGGGCTATCTAGAGCAGGCGGCAACACAAGGCGCTCAGGCTTATTTGAGCGGTGAAATCTCGGAACAGACCGTGCATGCGGCTCGTGAAGCCGGTGTGCATTACCTGGCGGCGGGGCATCATGCGACCGAGCGTTACGGTGTTCAGGCCTTGGGCGAGTATTTAGCCGCACGCTGGGGTTTGGATCATCAGTTCGTCGACATCGATAATCCCGTTTGA
- the hisD gene encoding histidinol dehydrogenase, with protein MPDIHRLDTRDRDFAARLDALLAWESVADGAVIATVNEILEGVRTRKDAALLEYTARFDRLSREHGADLEIPAERLSLALERIPAPQREALRTAAERIRAYAERQRVESWVYTEADGTVLGQQVSPLDRVGLYVPGGKAAYPSSVLMNAIPAKVAEVGELIMVVPTPGGEFNELVLAAAAVAGVDRVFTIGGAQAVAALAYGTETVPAVDKIVGPGNIYVAAAKRQVYGTVGIDMIAGPSEILVVCDGLTDPRWIAADLFSQAEHDEDAQAILLCPDLAYIDQVAEAMDALLTDMPRADIIRTSLRARGALILVRDLDEAVSLANHIAPEHLELSVADPGVLAARIHHAGAMFLGRHTAEALGDYCAGPNHVLPTSRTARFSSPLGVYDFQKRASIIHCSAEGSRSLGRTASVLARGEGLIAHARSAEYRVSDASD; from the coding sequence ATGCCCGATATCCATAGACTCGATACCCGTGACCGTGATTTTGCTGCACGCCTGGATGCCTTGCTGGCGTGGGAGAGTGTGGCGGATGGGGCTGTCATCGCTACGGTCAATGAAATTCTGGAAGGTGTCCGCACACGTAAGGACGCAGCGTTGCTCGAATACACGGCGCGTTTTGACCGGCTGAGTCGTGAGCATGGCGCCGACCTTGAAATTCCTGCCGAGCGTTTGTCACTCGCCTTGGAGCGTATTCCAGCGCCGCAGCGAGAGGCCTTGCGCACAGCGGCTGAGCGCATTCGTGCGTACGCCGAGCGCCAGCGCGTGGAGTCGTGGGTGTACACCGAAGCGGACGGGACCGTACTGGGTCAGCAGGTGAGCCCATTGGATCGTGTGGGCCTCTATGTCCCCGGCGGCAAGGCGGCGTATCCCTCGTCTGTGCTCATGAACGCGATCCCGGCAAAAGTCGCGGAGGTTGGTGAGCTGATCATGGTGGTGCCCACGCCCGGCGGTGAATTCAACGAACTGGTGCTCGCCGCCGCGGCGGTGGCCGGCGTGGATCGGGTCTTTACCATCGGTGGTGCGCAAGCGGTGGCTGCATTGGCCTATGGCACTGAAACCGTGCCCGCAGTCGACAAGATCGTTGGTCCCGGCAATATCTATGTGGCCGCCGCCAAGCGGCAGGTCTATGGCACCGTCGGTATCGATATGATCGCCGGCCCATCCGAGATACTGGTAGTCTGCGACGGGTTGACCGATCCGCGCTGGATTGCGGCCGATCTCTTTTCGCAGGCGGAGCACGACGAGGACGCGCAAGCCATACTGTTGTGCCCGGATCTGGCTTATATTGATCAGGTCGCTGAGGCGATGGATGCGCTGCTCACGGATATGCCGCGTGCAGACATCATTCGAACCTCGCTGCGCGCACGCGGTGCATTGATCCTTGTGCGTGATCTGGACGAGGCAGTCAGTCTTGCCAACCACATTGCGCCTGAACACCTGGAGCTGTCAGTCGCCGATCCGGGGGTGTTAGCGGCCCGCATTCACCATGCCGGCGCCATGTTTCTCGGGCGGCATACCGCCGAAGCCCTGGGTGATTATTGTGCCGGCCCGAATCACGTGCTGCCAACCTCGCGTACGGCCCGGTTTTCCTCGCCGCTGGGTGTCTACGACTTTCAGAAGCGCGCCAGCATCATCCATTGTTCCGCGGAAGGGTCTCGCTCACTCGGGCGAACCGCATCGGTGCTTGCGCGTGGCGAAGGGCTGATCGCACACGCACGCTCGGCCGAATACCGGGTGTCAGACGCGTCGGACTGA
- a CDS encoding 3-deoxy-7-phosphoheptulonate synthase: MRYQTEDLRIKAIHEVSTPATVREELPLTDESARLVHDTRRQIHDLLTGSDDRVLVVVGPCSIHDPVAAKDYAERLLRVRESLSDDLLVVMRVYFEKPRTTVGWKGLINDPNLDNSFQIDRGLRVARRLLLELAEMGIPAATEYLDIISPQYISDLVSWGAIGARTTESQVHRELASGLSCPVGFKNGTDGGVQIAIDAIRSASQPHHFLSLTKAGRSAIYTTNGNEDCHLILRGGSRGPNYDAESVQTVAERLLQVGLPPRLMIDCSHANSRKQADRQVEVARVLGEQLAAGSESIIGVMIESHLVAGRQDVVPGQPLIYGQSITDACLGWDETEQLLRRLAEAVSARRENHRRQQQLG, from the coding sequence ATGCGTTACCAGACTGAAGATCTACGGATAAAGGCGATCCATGAGGTGAGCACCCCGGCGACGGTTCGTGAAGAACTGCCGTTGACCGACGAGAGTGCTCGCCTCGTTCACGATACTCGCCGACAGATCCACGACTTGCTGACCGGCAGCGACGATCGTGTGCTGGTGGTCGTCGGCCCCTGCTCGATTCACGACCCTGTCGCAGCCAAGGATTATGCTGAGCGTTTGCTGCGCGTCCGAGAATCGCTCAGCGACGATTTGCTCGTGGTCATGCGCGTGTACTTTGAAAAGCCGCGGACGACGGTTGGTTGGAAGGGGCTGATCAACGACCCAAACCTCGACAATAGCTTCCAGATCGACCGTGGCCTGCGCGTGGCGCGTCGGTTGTTGCTGGAACTGGCCGAGATGGGTATTCCAGCAGCGACCGAGTATCTCGACATCATCAGCCCGCAATACATTTCCGACCTGGTGAGTTGGGGGGCCATCGGGGCGCGTACGACCGAGAGCCAGGTGCACCGCGAACTGGCCTCGGGCCTTTCCTGTCCAGTTGGTTTCAAGAATGGAACTGATGGTGGGGTGCAGATCGCGATCGATGCCATCCGCTCAGCTTCGCAACCACATCACTTTCTGTCGCTGACCAAGGCTGGACGCTCCGCGATCTACACGACTAACGGGAATGAGGATTGTCACCTCATCCTGCGTGGTGGTTCGCGCGGCCCGAACTACGATGCCGAAAGCGTGCAGACGGTTGCAGAGCGTTTGCTCCAGGTGGGCTTGCCGCCGCGTCTGATGATCGATTGCAGTCACGCCAACAGCCGTAAGCAGGCTGATCGTCAGGTTGAGGTCGCGCGGGTGCTTGGCGAGCAGCTTGCGGCGGGCAGTGAATCTATCATCGGGGTGATGATAGAAAGCCATTTGGTGGCGGGCAGGCAGGACGTGGTACCGGGCCAGCCTTTGATCTATGGGCAAAGTATCACCGATGCCTGTCTGGGGTGGGACGAAACCGAGCAGCTATTGCGCAGGCTCGCGGAAGCCGTGAGCGCGCGCCGGGAAAACCATCGCCGACAACAGCAATTGGGCTGA